In Hydrogenothermus marinus, a single window of DNA contains:
- a CDS encoding DHH family phosphoesterase: MKALIDRIKREKGKILIFTHENPDADGIGSMLALYEFLKNEGKDVECAMKDPAPAILDFLPNIDKIKKLPNEKTYDLAILVDAAGAFRAGTKINAKEIIRIDHHIGGNKESNYDFIDTYAPSTTFLVAKILRYWNEEKINSNIATNLYTGLLTDTGSFRYNNVDDEAFEMAEFLVKKGADPTYIANMIYERNKLSTIKLLQLTLSTLKLYAEGKIASLIVERKYLHETGALEEETEGFVNYARSIDGVEIAFIMIQKEDPDLWRVSIRGKGNIDVREIAEYFGGGGHRDAAGCRIRGKKEEVLNKLVERAKQQLEKELNISYSTI; the protein is encoded by the coding sequence ATGAAGGCTTTAATAGATAGAATAAAAAGAGAAAAAGGAAAAATACTAATATTTACTCATGAAAACCCAGATGCAGATGGTATTGGTAGTATGCTTGCCCTTTATGAGTTTTTAAAAAATGAAGGTAAAGATGTAGAATGTGCAATGAAAGACCCAGCACCTGCAATCTTAGATTTCTTACCAAATATAGATAAAATAAAAAAATTACCAAATGAAAAAACATATGATTTAGCAATACTTGTTGATGCTGCTGGAGCCTTTAGAGCAGGAACTAAAATAAACGCAAAAGAGATAATAAGAATAGATCATCATATAGGTGGTAATAAAGAAAGTAATTATGATTTTATAGATACATATGCTCCTTCAACTACTTTTTTAGTTGCAAAAATTCTTCGTTATTGGAATGAAGAAAAGATAAATTCTAATATTGCAACAAATTTATATACAGGCCTTTTAACAGATACAGGTTCATTTAGATATAACAATGTTGATGATGAAGCTTTTGAAATGGCTGAATTTTTAGTAAAAAAAGGAGCAGATCCTACTTATATTGCAAATATGATTTATGAAAGAAATAAATTAAGTACAATAAAACTTTTACAGCTTACACTTTCAACTTTAAAGTTATATGCAGAAGGAAAAATAGCTTCTTTAATAGTTGAAAGAAAATATCTCCATGAAACAGGTGCTTTAGAAGAAGAGACAGAAGGATTTGTAAATTATGCAAGAAGTATAGATGGTGTTGAAATAGCTTTCATAATGATTCAAAAAGAAGATCCTGATCTTTGGAGAGTATCGATTAGAGGAAAAGGAAATATTGATGTAAGAGAAATTGCTGAATATTTTGGCGGTGGTGGACATAGAGATGCAGCAGGTTGTAGAATAAGAGGTAAAAAAGAAGAGGTTTTAAATAAATTAGTTGAAAGAGCAAAACAACAATTAGAAAAAGAACTAAATATTAGCTATTCAACTATATAG
- the nth gene encoding endonuclease III has translation MKKKKKAKEPCSKKIKFTEEEVIARLKKHFPSPKTELNYKNPFELIIAVLLSAQTTDIKVNEATKILFKKYPTPEKLAKADIEDLYEILRPINYYRKKAQYIKDVAKYIVEEFKGKIPDTIEELVKLPGIGRKSASVILVNGFHKPAIVVDTHVKRVSKRLGLTCHNDPEKVEKDLAEFFSKENWIYISNALVLFGRYICKARKPLCKECHLNDICPYPEKNL, from the coding sequence ATGAAAAAAAAGAAAAAAGCCAAAGAACCTTGTTCTAAGAAAATTAAATTTACTGAAGAGGAAGTTATAGCAAGATTAAAAAAACATTTTCCAAGTCCTAAAACAGAACTTAATTATAAAAATCCTTTTGAATTAATAATTGCAGTACTTCTTTCAGCTCAAACTACAGATATAAAAGTAAATGAAGCAACAAAAATACTTTTCAAAAAGTATCCAACTCCAGAAAAACTTGCAAAAGCTGATATAGAAGACCTTTATGAAATTCTTCGTCCTATAAATTACTATAGAAAAAAAGCTCAATATATTAAAGATGTAGCAAAATATATTGTTGAAGAGTTTAAAGGGAAAATACCAGACACAATAGAAGAATTAGTTAAACTTCCGGGTATAGGAAGAAAATCAGCATCTGTGATACTTGTAAATGGATTTCATAAACCAGCTATTGTTGTAGATACTCATGTTAAAAGAGTGTCAAAAAGATTAGGGTTAACATGCCATAATGATCCTGAAAAAGTAGAAAAGGATTTAGCAGAATTTTTTTCAAAAGAAAACTGGATATATATATCAAACGCTTTAGTACTGTTTGGAAGATATATATGTAAAGCAAGAAAACCTTTATGTAAAGAATGTCATTTAAATGATATATGCCCATATCCAGAAAAAAATCTATAA
- a CDS encoding 5'-3' exonuclease, with product MKKIALVDGSSYIYRAFYALPPLTAPDGRPTGAIYGFLRMILKLINDLNPEYIAVIFDKGKITFRTKQYEDYKATRKETPDELKQQIPEIKRLLKLFGIKVLEKEGFEADDIIATLAKKAKNKGFKVYVVTPDKDMMQLVSENIYLLNPVSNIIFDKEKVKEKYGVYPEQFIDYQALVGDTVDNIIGVKGVGPKTASKLLNQYGNIENILNHLDELSPKLQKAFQEAIDRLEKNRFLVKLDDNVPLDIEIENLKREKIDWESLIKEFEKLGFKSLLKEIGNKEQKYEKKEKSQRTLF from the coding sequence GTGAAAAAAATAGCTTTAGTTGACGGCTCATCATATATATATAGAGCTTTTTATGCACTTCCACCTTTGACAGCTCCAGATGGAAGACCTACAGGAGCTATTTATGGCTTTTTAAGAATGATATTAAAACTTATTAATGACCTTAATCCTGAATATATAGCAGTAATTTTTGATAAAGGAAAAATAACATTTAGAACTAAACAGTATGAAGATTATAAAGCTACTAGAAAAGAAACGCCAGATGAGTTAAAACAACAAATCCCAGAAATAAAAAGATTATTAAAATTATTTGGAATAAAAGTTTTAGAAAAAGAAGGTTTTGAAGCAGATGATATTATTGCAACTCTTGCTAAAAAAGCAAAAAATAAAGGCTTTAAAGTTTATGTTGTAACACCTGACAAGGATATGATGCAACTAGTAAGTGAGAATATATATCTTCTAAATCCTGTTTCAAATATTATTTTTGATAAAGAGAAAGTAAAAGAGAAATATGGAGTTTATCCTGAGCAGTTCATAGATTACCAAGCTTTAGTAGGGGATACTGTAGATAATATTATAGGAGTAAAAGGAGTAGGTCCTAAAACTGCATCTAAGCTTTTAAATCAATATGGAAATATTGAAAATATATTAAATCATTTAGATGAACTTTCTCCAAAATTACAAAAAGCTTTTCAGGAAGCTATAGACAGACTTGAAAAAAATAGATTTTTAGTAAAATTAGATGATAATGTACCTTTAGATATAGAAATAGAAAACTTAAAAAGAGAAAAAATAGATTGGGAAAGTTTAATAAAGGAGTTTGAGAAACTTGGATTTAAATCATTATTGAAAGAAATTGGAAATAAGGAGCAAAAATATGAAAAAAAAGAAAAAAGCCAAAGAACCTTGTTCTAA